The bacterium genome segment GATATTCAGCAGGAAAAAGCCATTGGGCTCGCGAAAGAATTTTCAAGGGAAATTAATATAATGCCTTTTAAGGAATTGATTGATATGTCCGACCTCGTGGTAGAAACAGCTTCAAGCAAGGTATCCGCTGAAATAGTTAAACTAAGTTTGGAAAAATCCAAAATAGTCCTTTCCCTGAGTGTCGGCGGGTTAATAAAAAATATTGATGAATACAGGGATATTGCCGTGTCAAAGGGCGGCACGCTGTATGTTCCATCCGGCGCGATAGCGGGTGTTGACGGATTAAAAGCGATTGCAAAAAGCAAGGTTGAATATGTGACATTAACCACGAAAAAACCCATAAAAGGGATAAAAGACGCGCCTTTCATTAAAAGAAATAATATTGATTTAACAAACATCAAAGCGGATACATTGATTTTTTCGGGAAAGGTTGAAGAGGCGGTGGAAGAGTTTCCTCAAAACATAAATGTCGCGGCGAGCCTTGTTTTAAGCGGAATAGATTCTTCACTGATTACCGTCCGAATTGTTACAAGCCCCCATTTTACCTGCAATACGCACGAAATCAAGGTAAAGGGCGGGTTTGGACAGATTACATGTATATGTGAAAATTTACCCGACCCGGATAATCCGAAAACAAGCCATCTTGCAATACTGTCCGCGAGTGCCGCTTTAAGGCAAATTGTTGATCCCATAAAGGTTGGGACATAAAATACAAAATGGAATGGAAGTAATAACTACCCATGATAATGTTGATTTTGACGGTTTTGCGAGTATAATAGCGGCGTCTAAACTTTTCCCCAAAGCCAGGCTGGCATTTCCTAACAG includes the following:
- a CDS encoding aspartate dehydrogenase domain-containing protein; its protein translation is MSLDNIKVGIIGCGTIGSKLAKIIENEIAGMEVYALCDIQQEKAIGLAKEFSREINIMPFKELIDMSDLVVETASSKVSAEIVKLSLEKSKIVLSLSVGGLIKNIDEYRDIAVSKGGTLYVPSGAIAGVDGLKAIAKSKVEYVTLTTKKPIKGIKDAPFIKRNNIDLTNIKADTLIFSGKVEEAVEEFPQNINVAASLVLSGIDSSLITVRIVTSPHFTCNTHEIKVKGGFGQITCICENLPDPDNPKTSHLAILSASAALRQIVDPIKVGT